One stretch of Dissulfurimicrobium hydrothermale DNA includes these proteins:
- a CDS encoding Smr/MutS family protein has protein sequence MDNSWNALIKDSSGPLTERPFSDLKALIEKKKSRKPAKKEATGGISQKNQRKSTKHQAECSDEALFLEAVQDVTPLHPKREGEEIDPEMSSRPAMPALPNPQEMEKAEILKALKALVSGKAPFPVKQTPEFVEGPDPRTNEWLVTRLHNGEFSVQGYCDLHGLDTLGAIDACEAFLNQAISEGRRCVAFIHGRGLSSPKGPILKEVVTRWIAHGRFRKFVLAYSSAPVWDGGAGVTYVLLQRRPQGKKRRARTSGGPFET, from the coding sequence ATGGATAACTCATGGAACGCCCTGATTAAAGACAGTTCTGGACCCCTGACAGAACGGCCGTTTTCAGACCTCAAGGCCCTTATAGAAAAGAAAAAGTCACGCAAGCCCGCCAAAAAGGAGGCTACTGGCGGCATATCTCAAAAAAATCAAAGGAAATCAACAAAACATCAGGCCGAGTGTTCGGATGAGGCATTATTTCTAGAAGCGGTCCAGGATGTGACCCCACTTCATCCAAAAAGAGAGGGGGAAGAAATAGACCCTGAGATGTCTTCCAGGCCTGCTATGCCGGCACTTCCCAACCCTCAGGAAATGGAAAAGGCAGAGATACTTAAGGCATTAAAGGCCCTGGTCTCGGGAAAGGCCCCATTTCCAGTAAAACAGACCCCTGAATTCGTGGAAGGTCCTGACCCTAGAACAAATGAATGGCTTGTAACCCGTCTGCACAATGGTGAATTTTCGGTACAAGGTTATTGTGATCTGCACGGCCTTGACACATTGGGGGCCATCGATGCCTGCGAGGCGTTCTTGAATCAAGCCATTTCAGAAGGCAGGCGTTGCGTGGCGTTCATCCATGGCAGGGGGCTCTCTTCCCCAAAAGGACCAATACTTAAAGAGGTCGTCACAAGATGGATCGCTCACGGGCGCTTCAGGAAATTTGTCCTGGCCTATAGTTCTGCCCCGGTCTGGGACGGCGGTGCAGGCGTAACATATGTACTGCTGCAGCGCAGACCCCAAGGCAAAAAAAGAAGGGCAAGGACAAGCGGAGGGCCTTTTGAGACATAA